Genomic DNA from Corylus avellana chromosome ca4, CavTom2PMs-1.0:
TTTCTCTAGTTGTAAGACCCGGGTTCCTGGTGGATGTGTTCACTGCAAGCGCATGTGGCAGCTGCTTGAATTGCATTCTCGCATGTGCAATGAGCCTGATTCTTGCAAGGTCCCTCTTTGTAGGTAAGCATGAAACTTCCATCTTTACCTCAATTGCCTTCATTCTCAGGGGAGAGTAAATTACCATACATTCTAGATAGTCCAATTTACTTGCATACGAACATAATTTGAAATGACAAACTCCAGGAGTTGAACAAATCTCATGAGGGACTCGGTTTGTATTCCTACTGgtctcttttaaattttgaacagAGTATAGTACTGACAATGGCAGAACTCCAATCTTAGTTCTATTTACCTTGAGTAGCAAGTTTCACCTATTATAAATTCTGATGATTATGTtaataacattttcttttttttctctcatgtTCTAGGCATTTCAAGGAAAAAATGCAGCAGCAGATGAAGAAAGATGAGGCAAAGTGGAAATTGTTGGTCAGTAAAGTGATAGCTGCAAAGAATTTACTGGGGCCGTTCTCAGGTCGGCGCTCCGGTTTATTATGACCCCCCATTACTGAATACACTTTGTATATTCATAGGAATATGAGGGTATCAATAAAatacctcaatttttttagagggaaaaaaaaatcaatgtgaGCTCAAGCTCACTGCCTTCGTAAGAAATCGTGggaattgttaaaaaaaaaaaaagggggggggatTATGTATCCTTAAGGACAGAGAGTAGTCTGCATGCAATTCTTTCCGACTTTAAGTTATAAACCAAGATGCCATGTTGAATTCAGTTCTAGGATCTGATACATTGATGAGCAGACTCATGAAATGCTTGTGATGGCAACACGAGAGCCTGATTTGGTTATTGAACTGATTGATGATGTTAAACTATATGGAATctgatatataacatttatcaaaaaaaaaaaaaaaaaactacatggAATTTGATATATATACCTAACAGCGGTTTCTCTAAGGCATATATAGAAGCTGGATGATAACTAGGTTGCAGAGGCATCTTTGATGAAATTTCagtactttctttcttttcataagGAGCAGGTGATGGAGCATAAGGAGGGAGGGAAAAACTTGATGTATATTACAAATGAAGCATCCACATCTCTTTATAGAAAAACTTATTGAAGCATGTGTTTATTCGAAAACAAGTATTTGTTACATTCAACTGTTAACATTCTAATGACATTAGCCTTCTTATGACATGTTTACAAGACCCTAAGAGGATTCTATTGTCCATGTGTACTTTGTGTTCATTTATTTATACAAacaatattatttgaaaatgaaTGTGTATGTGGAAACAACATGGTCTTTGTCTATACCCCATCTTTTAAAATTCTTCATATTTCAATTCCTCTTGTATAGATTTACATTCATGGCAATACGACAGTGTATTGAGCAATTAAATATTGATACATGTTAGGAGAAGTGGATGGTTGGCAACTTTCTTTCGCATAATTTTGCTATTCAAGTAATTCCTATTGGTTGGAAACAGATGTTTTAAGATGAAAAGGGGCTGACTAAGTGACTATTGATTTTGGTTTACTACAATTAACTCTAGTTTGGAATCATGCACAGAATACACTAAATTCACTTGTAGAAATGCTAATTAGTATTTACCACTTGCTGATCACGAGAAGCAAACAAATGTAGAAATACAGATTAGTTTGTATGTAATCTTATCATTATAtttcaaattcatattatgtatgagagagagagagtaaagtcataatatatttttcaaatttattgtcAGCACGTGCTGGGTTTTATACGGATCGGGATCCCCAACATTAGCTGGGAAATTgcccatcaaatttttttaaatcttggCCATTGAATCTCATCCAAGAGTCTAGAAGCTGCCACCTGTCACattaattaaaaactaataaaatattatttaaattaaaaaatatatggggtggtcagccacctcACCTGAGAcatccacccccaagggctggttgggggtggctggccctatggccgaaccacccccaagggccatggggtggccaaagccatcCCCAACCGGTCCTTAGGGGTGGTGTGGCCACCTCTAAGggccaaatccaaaaaaaattgatttttgaaatttttagatttggcccttgggggtgtggtcgaaccaccccctagTGCCATGGGAGGCCACCCCCAACCTGCCCTTGAGGGTGGCAtctagggggtggttcggccacccccaaccagttcttgggggtggccatatatttttattatttttttgtttttttattattttgttttatattttctttttaaaattcaaataatatatttttagtttttaattaatgagacACATGGCAGTTTCTAGACTTTTGAATGAGATTCAATagtcaagattttaaaaaaaattgatgggcaaTTCTCCAGCTATTGTTGGGGATCTTGATCCGGttttatactttattttatcAATCCCCATAATTAAAACCATAATAATCTCATCTCCCAAAGTCCCAATTGTTCAAAATTTATGCCTACTTGGCCCTAATCTCAAATCCAACATCTTGACGGGCTAGAAGTccaaaatgaaatttatttttaactcaTTTGTCCTAAACTCAAATGGAATGGAAAATCTACTTACTTAAGGCCATCACTAATATCTTATTAGGTAATTATGAGCTGAGTATAGTAATATTCCCGCGAGGGAAACTACAAACGTTTCTTTTATTATCTTAAACTCATCTTAATTAACAGATTCCTTAGGTCCCGAGACTTAGCTTAATCGGTTAGGGATTGCATCTCATGAAGcaaaagtcactagttcgaatctccctcacCATTTTCTCTTCGCTTATGTGAgcatttagaaaaaatatatataataaaataaaataaaaacatatttctTTAAGACATAATCCTTCAAATCATTAAACATCTTTCTCATAAACATACTTCTGCAAGCTAAACTTTCATACATACTTTCATATCTTAACAAGCTTAAATCATAATACTTTCATAGCTCAAACATTTTATAGCAGTAGACATGTAATTTGGCTCATGTCTGAACTCAAAAACATggaataactatttagtgtaaAAGGAGTAATATTGCAAATATTATCATTCAACTCAATAGATGACATTCAATAGCTCACTGTCTtcaaatcaaacattcaatagCTCACCGCATTACACATAATAGATGACAAAAGGTTCATTTGTCCAAGTTAGAGTAGGTCTATCTAATTCTCATGTCCAAAATCCATATCATCATATCTTAAATTACAATACAAACATAAAAGGCATGACTGCAGATCATCATCATCCACATGTCttgaaaaaaaactcaaatacTTAAGCCCCATCTGCTAGTGTCCTCTTTGATGTACTAATGTAGAGAACTGCATCAACAAAGAGAAAACCCAATCATTATCAAACTAGTCAAATAATAATGGCACGGGCCAAAAAGATGGTTGAGTAACAGTGAAATAACGAGTCAATCCATTAAAGTACCATTGTTTCCGCGGATGAAAGCGTCGCCATACTTATTTTTCAACTGCCCGTTGACATATTCTTCAGTTTGCTCCATTGCTATATTCATATACCCATCCAGACACGCGAGAATACCTGCACACAAAGATCAAAGATATCAAAATAACTAATGAATGTATAGTTCCATAGTCCATGCTGTACTAAACCAATTGGAGCACACCAACCATCAGTCAGATGTTTATCTACGCCAAAAGTTGCCACTGGCCTTTGTAGCCAAGTGGTATTTCTCCACCTGTCAAAGGTGGAGGTCTGATTCTACTGATTACGGGTATCAAGTATTGTATGATTCTTCTACCATACTAAACCAGCATATGGCCTTCTTCCCCTTGAGAAACCAATTTCATAATGTCACAAAGGACTGGAAAAAATGTCTGTTTCACCCCTTCCTTAAAAgctaaaaggaagaaaaagggaGGATAGATGTCACCTATTTTCACTAGATGGCACGATGTTaactaatttcttttttccctaaaaactCGGGCAGAGTGAaggggaaaagagagagagaaagcaatgGTGTCTGAAATGCCTGAACCCAATCTAAAAATTGCTAATAATATATCCTACAGTGAGTGATCAATGTACTGCAGACATTTGATAAATGACAGGCAAGTGTAATTTAGGCAATATATAAACGGAGGATTAGATGATAAATGTGTCAGCAAGAGATTTAGTAtggaaattttatatatttaaaacaaatcatGCTTGGAGATGATTTTGCTGTAAAAATTCAGTGCAATTGCAGCTTGTAAAATGAAGGAGATACACGtaaataccaaagaaaaacaaagtcAATCCCTTTCCAGATTGAGAGGATGTGAACTAAGAGAGAGAGCATTTGAAAGATTTTGTGACGCATCAGTGACAATTATACCTATAAGCTTGCATTGAATCCACAAGAAGCGTTttcaggaaaaaataaaaaataaaaacgttctCTTGAATGAGAAAATAAGTgtccaaaatattaaaaacgaGATAAATAAAGgcatgaatttttttcttttcttttccttgctgAATCATGTGTATATTGCTTATGTTACATATGCATTGGGGTATTCTTTCAAAGATTACCATATTCTAGCTCCTTTAAGCActtaaacacaaaacattaactGGCCAGTAGAATTGGAATTATCTGAAATCCctcaaaaggaaaaatggttgCTATGTGGCAGTTACACTTCCATCAAAGACTAGCCATAATAGCAAGCAGAGCTGGTCTTCATGAACCATTCACCatgctcccaaaaaaaaaaggtagctCAAATGTTTGTCCTCTCTCTCCCCCATCAGAGCACAGCCACAGACACATAGAGACAACAGAAGATAATACATCAAATTTAAAGAGGGGAAATGGGAAATAGAGAAACTGACCTCGATAATCAACTCCAGAATTCAGTTTAACAACAACGGGTCGCCCTCGAATTGATTTGAGGAAATCTCCTGGGGTCTTTGTAGTTGCTGACCCTTTCTCTCCACCTCCACTCATTTTGCTTATCTAAAATCTAAATTTCAGTACCTGACGATAGAATACCAGTAGTAaacaatatattaattatggAACTAACCAATATAGCATAACTAAAAATTGTAGTCACCtttactttaaatttaaaaCACCCATCACTCATAGCAAATCAATGaatcaccaaaaagaaaaaagtacttttatTTAACAATTATGCCCGATGGGTTTAACCTAATTCAAATGCCCAAAAAGAAATAGCTCACTGAAATTTAAATCCCTAATGAACAGTCCTGAAAAATCCCGACTTTCCTTCGAATCCCAATTCCAATATGAGCCCCATGCCTCATTTGCCCATGCTACTCCCGATTCAATAGCTACGGTTGAAAAGATAAACCCTAGACTAATAACACCATAACAATTCcaaagaagaaatcaaataaGTGTTCCATAAAACATCGTTTTTTTGGTTCATCGACTACAATTCATATATGACCATGGAAAAGAATAAAGAGTTCGAATTCGAACCCCAACTACTGAAAAGTAAAGAGATAAAGATTAAGAAAAATACCGTTTGATTGCTTTGCTTGATCTTTGAGA
This window encodes:
- the LOC132178704 gene encoding sm-like protein LSM36B, which translates into the protein MSGGGEKGSATTKTPGDFLKSIRGRPVVVKLNSGVDYRGILACLDGYMNIAMEQTEEYVNGQLKNKYGDAFIRGNNVLYISTSKRTLADGA